From a single Chitinophaga sp. Cy-1792 genomic region:
- the clpB gene encoding ATP-dependent chaperone ClpB, whose protein sequence is MNLNNFTIKSQEILQQAQQLAFNNQNQAIETGHILKALLDDQDSPIEYLLKKNDVNTTFLNSKLNEQLQKYPRMAGGDAGQMLSRDANNAMLRAGASIKEFKDEFVSVEHLLLAILGGSDDTAKLLKDAGLTEKGLKAAIKELRKGETVNSQSGGSQYNTLQKYAKNLNELAREGKLDPVIGRDEEIRRTLHILSRRSKNNPILVGEPGVGKTAIVEGLGHRIINGDVPENLKSKIIYALDMGALMAGAKYRGEFEERLKGVVKEVAESNGEIILFIDEIHTLIGAGAMEGAMDAANILKPALARGELRAIGATTLNEYQKYFEKDKALERRFQKVLVDEPSVEDAISILRGLKERYESHHHVLIKDEAIIAAVELSHRYITDRFLPDKAIDLIDESAAKLRLEMNSMPEELDELERKIRQLEIEREAIKRENDEDKLAELAAEISRLSDERNTFKAKWQAEKEVVDKIQNAKSAIENLKLEAEQAERNGDFGRVAEIRYGKVKEQEKLVDDLTKDLEDLSANHKRMLKEEVDAEDIAENVAKATGIPVAKMMQSEKDKLLNLEEELHQRVVGQEEAIIAVSDAIRRSRAGLQDPRRPIGSFIFLGTTGVGKTELAKALAEYLFDDETMMTRIDMSEYQEKHSVSRLVGAPPGYVGYDEGGQLTEAVRRKPYSVVLLDEIEKAHPDTFNILLQVLDDGRLTDNKGRIVNFKNTIIIMTSNMGSQIIQENFENIDEGNKEEIVDKTKAEVMTLLKATIRPEFLNRVDEVIMFQPLMRDEIKGIINIQLQQLKEMVAKNGIILEFSDYALEFLAVQGYDPQFGARPLKRLIQKEIINLLSKKILAGDIDKSKPVLIDVFDGVVVVRNK, encoded by the coding sequence GAAGAAGAATGATGTGAACACTACCTTCCTCAACAGCAAACTCAACGAACAGCTGCAAAAATATCCGCGCATGGCCGGAGGCGACGCAGGACAAATGCTCTCCCGCGATGCCAATAATGCTATGCTGAGAGCTGGTGCCTCCATCAAAGAATTCAAAGACGAATTTGTGAGTGTAGAACACCTGCTGCTGGCAATTCTCGGCGGCAGCGATGATACCGCCAAATTGCTCAAAGATGCCGGCCTCACTGAAAAAGGCCTCAAAGCTGCTATAAAAGAATTGCGTAAAGGCGAAACCGTCAACTCTCAGTCTGGCGGCAGCCAATATAATACCTTACAGAAATATGCGAAAAACCTCAACGAACTGGCCCGCGAAGGTAAACTCGACCCGGTAATCGGTCGCGATGAGGAAATCCGCAGAACTTTACATATACTCTCCCGCAGGTCTAAAAATAATCCTATCCTCGTAGGGGAACCAGGTGTAGGTAAAACCGCTATCGTGGAAGGACTCGGACATCGTATCATCAACGGCGACGTTCCGGAAAACCTGAAAAGTAAAATCATCTATGCACTCGACATGGGCGCACTGATGGCGGGTGCCAAATACCGCGGTGAGTTTGAAGAAAGATTAAAAGGCGTGGTAAAGGAAGTAGCAGAGAGTAATGGTGAAATCATCCTCTTTATTGATGAAATCCATACCCTCATCGGTGCCGGCGCCATGGAAGGTGCCATGGATGCTGCCAATATCCTGAAACCCGCACTGGCACGCGGTGAACTCCGCGCTATCGGTGCTACCACCCTCAACGAATACCAGAAATATTTCGAGAAAGATAAAGCACTGGAACGTCGCTTCCAGAAAGTATTGGTAGATGAACCAAGCGTAGAAGATGCGATTTCTATTCTCCGCGGACTCAAAGAAAGGTACGAAAGTCATCACCACGTGCTGATAAAAGACGAAGCGATCATCGCTGCCGTGGAATTATCACACCGCTATATCACCGACCGTTTCCTGCCCGACAAGGCCATTGACCTTATCGATGAAAGTGCAGCCAAACTTCGCCTGGAAATGAATTCCATGCCGGAAGAACTGGATGAACTGGAACGTAAAATCCGTCAGCTCGAAATTGAAAGAGAAGCGATCAAACGCGAAAACGATGAAGATAAACTGGCCGAACTGGCTGCCGAAATATCACGCCTCAGCGATGAGCGTAATACCTTCAAAGCAAAGTGGCAGGCAGAAAAAGAAGTAGTAGACAAAATACAAAACGCTAAATCTGCGATAGAAAATCTTAAACTCGAAGCCGAACAGGCCGAACGTAACGGCGATTTTGGCCGCGTAGCTGAAATCCGCTACGGTAAAGTGAAAGAGCAGGAAAAACTGGTAGATGACCTGACGAAAGACCTGGAAGATTTATCTGCGAATCACAAACGTATGCTGAAAGAAGAAGTGGATGCGGAAGATATCGCGGAAAATGTGGCAAAAGCTACCGGCATCCCGGTTGCTAAAATGATGCAGAGCGAAAAAGATAAGCTCCTCAACCTGGAAGAAGAACTGCACCAACGTGTGGTAGGACAGGAAGAAGCCATCATCGCTGTATCTGATGCCATCCGCCGTAGCCGCGCAGGCCTTCAGGACCCACGCCGGCCCATCGGTTCCTTTATCTTCCTCGGCACTACCGGTGTTGGTAAAACAGAACTGGCAAAAGCCCTGGCAGAATACCTCTTCGATGATGAAACCATGATGACACGCATCGATATGAGTGAATACCAGGAAAAACACAGCGTAAGCCGACTGGTAGGAGCGCCTCCGGGATATGTCGGATATGATGAAGGCGGACAGCTGACCGAAGCAGTACGTCGTAAACCATACTCTGTAGTATTACTGGATGAAATCGAAAAAGCACACCCCGATACTTTTAACATTTTGTTACAGGTACTCGACGATGGCCGCCTCACAGATAACAAAGGCAGGATCGTGAATTTCAAAAACACGATTATCATCATGACCAGCAATATGGGTAGCCAGATTATCCAGGAAAACTTCGAAAATATCGACGAAGGCAACAAGGAAGAAATAGTGGATAAAACCAAGGCAGAGGTAATGACACTGCTGAAAGCAACCATCCGCCCTGAGTTCCTGAACCGTGTAGACGAGGTCATCATGTTCCAGCCGTTAATGCGCGACGAAATTAAAGGAATCATTAACATACAATTACAACAATTGAAGGAGATGGTCGCTAAAAATGGCATAATATTGGAATTCTCTGATTATGCGCTGGAGTTCCTCGCTGTACAGGGTTACGATCCGCAGTTTGGAGCCAGACCATTAAAACGCCTCATCCAGAAAGAAATCATCAACCTGCTGAGTAAGAAAATTCTCGCAGGTGATATCGACAAATCAAAACCAGTGTTGATAGATGTTTTTGATGGCGTTGTAGTAGTTCGAAATAAATAA
- a CDS encoding nucleoside deaminase: protein MIGEREIKFMEHAVRLSAKGMKSGDGGPFGAIVVRGDEIVGEGWNQVLCNNDPTAHAEVMAIRNACASLNTFQLNGCEIFTSCEPCPMCLGAIYWARPDRVYYANTKEDAAAIAFDDSFIYDEIGKPHEEKRIPLIHIPSPDAISVFEDWNSKENRTLY from the coding sequence ATGATCGGAGAAAGAGAAATAAAATTCATGGAACATGCGGTCCGTTTATCGGCAAAAGGAATGAAAAGTGGTGATGGTGGACCTTTTGGAGCTATAGTAGTCAGAGGGGATGAAATAGTAGGAGAGGGATGGAACCAGGTCCTCTGCAACAACGACCCTACGGCGCATGCCGAAGTAATGGCCATACGCAACGCCTGTGCCAGCCTGAATACTTTCCAGCTCAATGGCTGCGAGATATTCACTTCCTGTGAGCCCTGCCCCATGTGCCTGGGAGCTATCTACTGGGCCCGCCCGGATCGTGTGTATTATGCCAACACCAAAGAAGATGCCGCCGCTATCGCTTTCGACGACTCGTTTATTTATGATGAGATAGGAAAACCTCACGAAGAGAAACGTATTCCGCTGATACACATACCTTCCCCGGATGCCATCAGCGTTTTTGAAGACTGGAACAGCAAGGAAAACAGAACCCTGTACTAA
- a CDS encoding anti-sigma factor gives MNEHFKDIFVTTGCPSQQQLLDYVQGRLTPEEQHEIEMHLSDCELCSEALEGLSAIQEKEKIPAMVRQMKWDLMKKLHKRYRRNRRPENFNISLTVIVLVILFIILAMFFGFHFFTHHR, from the coding sequence ATGAACGAGCATTTCAAAGATATATTTGTCACTACTGGTTGTCCTTCGCAGCAACAGCTACTGGATTATGTCCAGGGGCGACTGACGCCGGAGGAACAGCATGAGATAGAGATGCATTTGTCTGATTGTGAGCTTTGCAGTGAGGCGCTGGAGGGGTTATCTGCTATTCAGGAGAAGGAAAAAATTCCTGCGATGGTCAGGCAGATGAAGTGGGACCTGATGAAGAAGTTACATAAACGATACCGGAGAAATCGCCGGCCGGAGAATTTTAATATATCCCTTACCGTTATAGTGCTGGTGATATTATTTATTATTCTTGCTATGTTCTTCGGATTTCATTTCTTTACACATCACAGATAA
- a CDS encoding sigma-70 family RNA polymerase sigma factor, which translates to MNYPEIHNISDQELLLRFKADGNSEWIGELFDRYAVLLLGMCMKYLKNEEDARDAVQQIFLKVLSDVNKHEIQYFRAWIYQVAKNHCLMQIRQNHMKYKEEISDRNLGSMEAEQEDKRMHQEKDLMLENMEQAMNQLSPEQKICVDLFYLHKKSYQQIADETGFNLMQVKSHIQNGKRNLKIILEKQQRANKR; encoded by the coding sequence GTGAATTATCCGGAAATACATAACATATCAGACCAGGAATTACTGCTACGGTTCAAAGCAGATGGTAACAGCGAGTGGATCGGTGAATTATTCGACCGCTACGCCGTACTTTTACTGGGTATGTGCATGAAATACCTCAAAAATGAGGAAGATGCACGTGATGCCGTACAGCAGATTTTCCTGAAAGTATTGTCAGATGTCAACAAACATGAGATACAATACTTCCGTGCCTGGATATACCAGGTAGCCAAGAACCATTGTCTGATGCAGATCCGTCAGAACCATATGAAGTATAAGGAAGAGATCAGCGACCGAAACCTTGGAAGTATGGAAGCGGAGCAGGAAGATAAGCGTATGCACCAGGAAAAGGACCTGATGCTGGAGAATATGGAGCAGGCGATGAACCAGTTAAGTCCTGAGCAGAAAATCTGTGTGGACCTTTTTTATCTTCATAAAAAATCCTACCAGCAGATTGCTGATGAAACGGGATTTAATCTGATGCAGGTAAAAAGCCATATTCAGAACGGGAAGCGGAATCTCAAAATTATACTGGAAAAACAACAACGCGCAAACAAGCGATAA
- a CDS encoding zf-HC2 domain-containing protein translates to MLNNHSTQHDKVIKIFSGIRCLSKDQFPRYLDGRLTDVEKHLVEQHLVDCDLCFEALQALEQEGNTDRYNDLTGKLQRYIQQSISPVSHTQKVAKYTRKEKYKENFLVFFWILAFGAMGISGVYVLRGHIRNQPVVPRIMASAVPPVHETADKTDTETNPDQSIVQPDHVSPPPAVPVTAQPVPGNILAVPGTTPVTTAPAPAAKPAAPPVVLSAADSAKLKALNAAKAAKLKARTDSIRKVNLAAAAAARKTDSINKVNEQLQRDQQAKEDAAAKALVAAKEKDLATPEAPRRDETPKKEVATVPMTNSDENLYKSALQLQQQGSINEAMDHYRRIESNGNPRYVELARYQLAICYRSKGQSGKARRMFKEVVRMEGSMKNAAQQALDSM, encoded by the coding sequence ATGTTAAATAATCATTCAACCCAGCATGATAAGGTGATCAAGATCTTCTCAGGCATCCGTTGCCTGAGTAAGGATCAGTTCCCCCGCTATTTGGACGGGAGACTGACAGACGTGGAAAAACACCTGGTAGAACAACACCTGGTAGATTGTGATCTCTGCTTTGAAGCATTACAGGCGCTCGAACAGGAAGGGAACACGGATCGTTACAACGACCTTACCGGCAAACTGCAACGCTATATCCAGCAAAGCATTTCCCCGGTATCACATACACAGAAGGTGGCAAAATATACCCGCAAGGAAAAATACAAGGAAAATTTCCTGGTATTCTTCTGGATCCTGGCATTCGGCGCCATGGGCATCAGTGGCGTATATGTACTCCGAGGACATATCCGTAACCAGCCGGTAGTACCACGTATTATGGCCAGCGCTGTGCCGCCGGTACATGAAACTGCGGATAAAACAGATACAGAAACGAATCCCGACCAGTCTATCGTACAACCTGATCACGTATCTCCTCCTCCTGCTGTACCGGTGACTGCTCAACCCGTTCCGGGAAATATACTGGCCGTTCCGGGCACCACACCTGTAACAACTGCTCCTGCGCCAGCTGCTAAGCCGGCCGCTCCCCCTGTGGTGCTAAGTGCCGCGGATTCAGCAAAATTAAAAGCCCTAAATGCTGCCAAAGCAGCTAAACTGAAGGCAAGGACTGATAGTATCCGAAAAGTAAATCTTGCAGCCGCAGCAGCGGCCCGTAAAACGGATTCTATCAATAAAGTAAACGAACAATTACAGCGAGACCAGCAGGCAAAAGAAGACGCCGCTGCAAAAGCCCTGGTGGCAGCTAAAGAAAAGGACCTGGCCACTCCGGAGGCGCCCAGAAGGGACGAAACGCCTAAAAAAGAAGTCGCTACCGTTCCCATGACCAATAGTGATGAAAATCTCTATAAATCTGCCTTACAACTACAGCAGCAGGGCAGTATAAACGAGGCCATGGACCATTATCGCAGGATAGAGTCGAATGGAAACCCCAGGTATGTAGAACTGGCGCGGTACCAGCTGGCCATCTGTTATCGCAGTAAGGGCCAGTCCGGCAAGGCCAGACGCATGTTTAAGGAAGTAGTACGTATGGAAGGCAGTATGAAGAATGCCGCCCAGCAGGCACTCGATTCGATGTAA
- a CDS encoding RNA polymerase sigma factor: MHQQLTSLSDKELISRTRKQKDREAEGVLMERYSHLLVAISLPQLNNRTNLDPNVVFPNLLQRLSASLKTQSIYKANEWILHTLRGYFSKQEKTTPFYPSRDGRDILHIENKVEKASTNTIDREELVVRLEQALQRLPAEDRSLLQDFYLENKSFTELAAAKGWNRDKVRNQLKASKNKLAKLFINQAYVK, encoded by the coding sequence ATGCACCAGCAGTTAACCAGTTTATCGGATAAAGAGTTAATATCCCGGACCAGAAAACAAAAAGACCGGGAAGCGGAGGGCGTGTTGATGGAAAGATACAGTCATTTACTGGTGGCAATTTCCCTACCTCAGTTAAATAATCGTACCAACCTTGACCCCAACGTTGTTTTTCCCAATTTACTACAGCGACTTAGCGCAAGTCTCAAAACACAATCCATCTATAAAGCAAATGAATGGATCTTGCATACGCTGCGCGGTTACTTCAGCAAACAGGAAAAAACCACCCCGTTCTACCCGTCCCGCGATGGCAGAGACATCCTGCACATCGAGAACAAGGTGGAGAAAGCATCTACAAATACTATAGACCGCGAGGAGCTTGTCGTCCGGCTGGAACAGGCTTTGCAACGCCTTCCTGCAGAAGACAGGTCCCTGTTGCAGGACTTTTATCTTGAAAATAAATCATTCACAGAATTAGCTGCAGCCAAAGGCTGGAACCGGGATAAGGTGCGCAACCAGCTGAAGGCTTCCAAAAACAAATTGGCCAAGCTTTTCATCAATCAGGCGTATGTTAAATAA
- a CDS encoding C40 family peptidase: MPYAVVTVPVAPLRMEWAHRSEMISQLLWGECVEILASAAGGWVQVRNQYDDYIGWATESHLQPIDELFYKLPVTGYLPEWSNEVIFNGQPMMVPFGCLVKCQGGSSNWGQSVVNIPANLATTDVPAAQRATVIRDAAMKYLNTAYLWGGRSVFGVDCSGLTQNTFKLAGIELWRDAYQQATQGNAVDFLQEAQLGDLAFFDNEEGRITHVGILLNDQEIIHSSGKVRIDPIDNQGIINRDTGIRTHKLRIIKRLL; encoded by the coding sequence ATGCCATATGCTGTTGTAACTGTGCCTGTTGCGCCTTTGCGCATGGAATGGGCACACAGAAGCGAAATGATTTCCCAGTTGCTGTGGGGCGAATGCGTGGAAATACTGGCATCAGCCGCCGGCGGGTGGGTGCAGGTCAGAAATCAATATGATGATTACATCGGCTGGGCCACGGAATCACACCTTCAGCCCATCGATGAATTATTCTACAAGCTTCCGGTTACCGGGTATCTGCCTGAATGGAGTAACGAGGTGATATTTAATGGTCAGCCTATGATGGTTCCCTTCGGCTGCCTCGTTAAATGTCAGGGCGGTTCCTCAAACTGGGGTCAATCTGTGGTCAATATCCCGGCAAATCTCGCGACTACCGACGTACCTGCAGCGCAGCGGGCAACTGTTATCAGGGATGCTGCCATGAAATACCTGAATACTGCCTATTTATGGGGCGGAAGGTCTGTTTTTGGGGTAGATTGCTCCGGCCTTACCCAGAATACATTTAAACTGGCAGGGATTGAACTCTGGAGAGATGCCTACCAACAGGCAACCCAGGGTAACGCCGTCGACTTCCTCCAGGAGGCACAATTGGGCGACCTCGCATTTTTTGATAATGAAGAAGGTCGGATTACCCATGTGGGCATCTTACTAAATGATCAGGAGATCATACATTCATCCGGTAAGGTAAGAATAGACCCGATCGATAATCAGGGCATTATCAACCGCGATACAGGGATACGTACCCATAAGCTGCGGATTATAAAAAGATTGCTGTAA
- a CDS encoding inorganic diphosphatase: MMTNPWHSVSPGSEVPHIVNAIIEIPKGCRAKYELDKESGLLKLDRVLYSSVYYPANYGFIPQSYCDDHDPLDILVLSQVDCVPMCIIEAKVIGVMQMIDGGEADDKIIAVAANDMSVNHINDISELPPHFIEEMRHFFEEYKTLEKKTVIVEEFQNKAKAEEIIKQSFEDYRKIFKQS, from the coding sequence ATGATGACAAATCCCTGGCATAGTGTGAGTCCCGGTAGTGAAGTACCACACATTGTAAATGCTATAATTGAGATTCCAAAGGGATGCCGTGCCAAATACGAACTCGATAAAGAAAGCGGATTACTGAAACTGGACAGGGTACTCTACTCTTCTGTTTACTATCCTGCCAACTACGGATTCATACCACAGTCATACTGCGACGATCACGATCCACTGGATATCCTGGTACTGTCTCAGGTTGATTGCGTTCCAATGTGCATCATTGAAGCAAAAGTTATCGGTGTTATGCAAATGATCGATGGTGGTGAAGCTGATGATAAAATCATCGCAGTTGCTGCCAACGATATGAGCGTAAACCATATCAACGATATATCTGAACTGCCTCCTCACTTTATTGAAGAAATGCGTCATTTCTTCGAAGAATATAAAACCCTGGAAAAGAAAACCGTTATCGTGGAAGAATTCCAGAATAAAGCGAAAGCAGAAGAAATCATTAAACAAAGCTTCGAAGATTACCGTAAGATCTTCAAACAAAGCTAA
- a CDS encoding DUF4878 domain-containing protein, with translation MTNIRRILLLAVIPTLLFSCKKKATPEEVALAFMHAIQDSNFDKARDYATKESQQVIQLYSFFDARRSDAEREKIRNAKIEVIKTEKNEAGDKASVTILNSSAHQEEVLQLVKESGQWKISLTLESIIPNYAPPAGNGQTFDSTGTMPADTAATSVPVH, from the coding sequence ATGACCAATATTCGTCGAATCCTGTTACTGGCTGTTATACCAACCTTGTTGTTCAGCTGCAAAAAAAAGGCTACACCGGAAGAAGTGGCGCTGGCTTTTATGCACGCCATTCAGGATTCGAACTTTGACAAGGCAAGGGATTATGCCACAAAAGAATCCCAACAGGTAATACAGCTCTATTCTTTTTTTGATGCTCGCCGTAGCGATGCCGAAAGGGAAAAGATCAGAAATGCCAAAATCGAGGTAATTAAAACGGAAAAGAATGAGGCGGGTGATAAAGCATCAGTAACGATCCTTAATTCATCTGCACATCAGGAGGAAGTATTGCAATTGGTGAAAGAAAGTGGCCAGTGGAAGATCTCGCTGACACTGGAAAGTATCATTCCTAACTATGCGCCACCTGCCGGTAACGGACAAACCTTTGATTCTACAGGCACCATGCCGGCTGATACCGCTGCAACCAGCGTTCCTGTCCATTAA
- a CDS encoding PhoH family protein, with amino-acid sequence MTESIINLDSINPIEFFGVNNGKLDLLKKKFPLLKILSRGTQLKLSGSPEEVATAEEKIGQIVKYLERNGNLTENYFEQILGDEEGPGTDNFSDRNPNEVLVFGPNGRTVRARTANQKKMVKMADGNDIVFAIGPAGTGKTYTAVALAVRALKNKAIKKIILTRPAVEAGESLGFLPGDLKEKIDPYLRPLYDALDDMIPAEKLSYYMANRIIEIAPLAYMRGRTLDSSFIILDEAQNATDLQIKMFLTRIGASAKAIITGDLTQIDLPKNQKSGLEKATRILRNIDGIGYVELDEEDVVRHRLVKAIIRAYDANKD; translated from the coding sequence TTGACTGAATCGATTATCAACTTAGACAGTATTAATCCCATTGAGTTTTTTGGTGTAAACAACGGAAAACTGGATTTACTGAAGAAGAAGTTCCCATTGTTGAAAATCCTGTCCAGAGGTACCCAGCTGAAGCTGAGCGGCTCGCCGGAAGAGGTGGCAACAGCGGAGGAAAAGATTGGCCAGATCGTAAAGTATCTGGAGCGTAACGGCAATCTGACCGAGAACTATTTTGAACAGATCCTTGGGGATGAAGAGGGTCCTGGCACTGATAACTTCAGTGACCGTAACCCCAACGAGGTACTGGTATTTGGTCCTAATGGCCGCACAGTACGTGCCCGGACGGCAAACCAGAAGAAGATGGTGAAGATGGCCGACGGGAATGATATTGTATTTGCTATCGGGCCGGCGGGTACCGGTAAAACCTATACAGCAGTGGCGCTGGCTGTAAGGGCCTTGAAGAATAAAGCGATCAAGAAGATCATTCTTACGCGTCCGGCGGTGGAAGCAGGTGAAAGCCTGGGTTTTCTGCCAGGCGATTTGAAGGAAAAGATTGATCCTTATCTGCGTCCGCTGTATGATGCGCTGGATGATATGATACCGGCAGAGAAGCTGAGTTATTATATGGCCAACCGTATTATAGAGATTGCCCCACTGGCGTATATGCGCGGAAGAACGCTGGATAGTTCCTTTATTATCCTGGATGAGGCGCAGAATGCGACAGATTTACAGATTAAAATGTTCCTTACCCGTATCGGCGCATCTGCGAAAGCGATTATCACCGGTGACCTTACCCAGATCGATTTACCTAAGAACCAGAAGTCGGGCCTTGAAAAAGCGACCCGTATCCTGAGAAATATCGATGGTATTGGTTATGTGGAGCTGGATGAAGAAGATGTGGTAAGACACAGGCTGGTGAAGGCCATTATCCGGGCTTACGATGCCAATAAAGATTAA